The sequence below is a genomic window from Neomicrococcus aestuarii.
AATTTGATGCGAACGCTTTGATGCGGGTCGCCCGCCAGATTTTTCGGATTGCCGAGCCCATCATTCGTGAGCGTCTCAATGACCGCTCCGGTTCGCAGTCCGGTCAGAAGAGCGGATCCTCGACGCGTACCAGTTCATCCACTCCTTCCCCGTCCCGAAATACGTCTGATAGTTCACGCCAATACGACGACGCCGCTCAAGGTTCGTGGGAACGCGGCGGTTATCCGGGTGATTACCCAGCGCGCTCGTCGCAGGGCGTAGCCGCTGCATACGCTCCCAACCCGAATGGTGCTGCTGATCCCGGTGAAGTGGTGTGGGCGTGGGTTCCGTACGAGGAGGACTACTCTCGCGGCAAGGACCGGCCCGTCCTAGTGATTGGTAGAGACGGCGAGTACCTGCTGGGGCTCATGCTGACCACGAAGGATCGGGATAATTCGGTTCGTCAGAACCATAGCTACATTGATGTAGGTACTGGCGGTTGGGATTCGAAGGGTCGCCCGAGCGAGGCAAAGTTGGATCGTGTGATTCGCTTGCGTCAGGATGGCATCCGTCGTGAGGGCGCAGTTCTTTCCCGCGAGACGTACGACGACGTAGCTCAAGCCATGCGCGAGAGTTTCTGACACTCCGCTAGCGGCCCGTATCTTTGTAAATCAACTGTTATTCCTGCTAGGATATACAGCTGTGTGTCCGCGCAGATCGACGGGCACCCAAGTCGATCTTTTCAACTGTATCCCCACGCAGCCGGTCCAATCGACTTGGAACCCTCACGATCCTGTCCGAATCATCAGAGAGAAATTCATTCGTGGCCAATATTAAGTCCCAGAAGAAGCGCATTCTCACCAACGAGAAGGCTCGCGTTCGCAACCTTGCTTTGCGCTCCGAGCTCAAGACCCTCATCCGCGCCGTCAACGAGGCTGTAACCTCCGCTGACAAAGAAGCCGCTGAGAAGGCATTGCGCACCGCTAACCGCAAGCTTGACAAGGCTGTTAGCAAGGGTGTTATCCACAAGAACCAGGCTGCTAACCGCAAGTCTGCGATCTCGAAGAAGGTTGCTGCTCTCTAAGCAGTAGCGTTCTCATAGAACTTCAAGTGGCCGTCTCCTTCGGGAGGCGGCCACTTTTGTGTTGTCCCAAGTTTCTCGGCCCGATGTCTCTTCTCTTCGTCCAACGTCGCGCGCTTGGCTCTAACGCCGGGCAGACAAGGCAATCTGGGTCACGAGGCGCTCTACCGCGTACTCCGGATCACGAGATTGGCCTTTGACCATGGCATCGGTTTCGGCCACGAGTGCAATGCAGGAGATGAGGTCGTCTTGGGACCAGTAGTTTGCGAGGTCTTGCGCTTGGCGGAGCTGCCAGGGGGCCATCCCTAGCTCACCGGCCAACTCTGCGCCGCCGCGTCGTCCGGCCACCTTGGCAATCTGACGGAGCTTCATCGCTAATGCCGCAATGATGGGAATGGGGTCCGTGCCTGTTGAGAGTGCATGACGTAAAGAGCTGAGAGCCTGGGTGGAACGTCCAGCAAGCGCTGCGTCAGCTACTTTGAATCCGGTTGCTTCGACTCGTCCGCCGTAATACTTGTCCACGTGCTCAAGTGTGATGGGGCCTGTGATGTCCTCGGAGAGCTGTTTGCATGCAGCAGCCAAGTCACCCAGCTCGTTTCCAAGAGCCGCCACGAGAGCGCGAGCTGCTTCGGGGTGAATTTGATGATCTAGAGCTCGAAACTCTTGAATCACGAAATCGTTTTTCTCTGCTTCGGACTTTGGTGCCGCGCAGTCGATCGTTGACACGCCGGCTTTTTTGAGTGCGTCAAGAAGTTTCTTGCCGCGGTTGCCGCCACTGTGGTGCAGCACGAACATTACGTCTTCCGCTGGCGACTTGATGTAGTTCAAGGCATCTTCGAGGAAGGCATCGCTCATGGTTGCAGCGTTGGTGACTTCCAGAATGATGAAGTCGCTGAATAACGACGGCGTCGCCGAGAGCATGATCTCGCCGCCCTGATATTTGGCGGCGTCCAACTGGACTAGCTGGGCGTCCTGAAATTGTTGGCGGATGCCTGTGCGGAGTTTGTCGAGCACTCTGGAGACGATGTAGTCGTCGGAACCGCTGAGCAAGATCAATGGGGCGGGCGCGGCTTGTCGCCACGACGTTCCGGTAGCTGATTTCGCCTTTCCGCGGGACGCGGGAGCAGGTGTCACGAGTGTTCTCCTCTGTTGGGCCTATTCGATCCTAGTTCGAGTGGGAATCGCACGGTAATTTAGGCGCTCAGAATCGGTGATGGTGATCAGCACAAGGCCGTGCTGATCGGTGCGAGCAGCGGGTATGCCCAATTCGCTGAGTCGATCAGTGGTAGTTGGTGCGGGATGCCCGTAGTCGTTATCGAGGCCGACGGAGATCAGGGCCAGCTGTGGCGATGCGGCCTCCATAATGCGAGTGCCACCGTTCCGTGCTCCGTGGTGACTGATCTTCAGGATTTCGGCTTCGAGCGCACTGTCGGGTGACCGATCGATGAGTGCATCCATGGCGTCGGATTCAATGTCCCCCGTGGTGAGGAAACTCCAGCCGTTGATCACGAACTTCACCACTAAGGACGCGTCATTCTCGTTGGACGCGTTTGAGTCTGCGGATAGGACAGTCCACGAGATCCCTCCGATTCTCCCGTGTTGCCCCTCGTGAAGTTGCGTGACTGGAACATCGTGGCCGCCCAGTGATTCCGGGGCGTTGGAAGATGCGGGGTCTTCGGAGCTTGAGTAATAGATACTTCCTACCTTTCTTCCTTCGACCGCCCCCGAAACTCCGCCCGCGTGGTCTGCATGTAAGTGAGTGACGAACAACGTGTGAATCTGCGTGACGTCGAGCGACTTGAGACACTCGTCCATCAACAGAGGATCCGGACCGGTATCAACGACTATGACCTCGTTGGCGTTGGCGTTCGCGCTGGGATCGGATCCGTTACTGGCGCGGATCACGAATCCATCCCCCTGACCCACATCGCACATCGCGATGTTCCACTCCCCCGGTGAAACGGGAACAAACTTGGAAAGCGGTACGAGGCTAGCCAGTAGGGCCGCGCAGGCCGCGGTGATAAGAACGAACCTCACTAGGGGCCTCTTGAAATTCCAGAGACCCACTAAGAGGAACGCGGCCACCATCCACGCGACGAGTGCGCCAGGTGCACCGGATGGCCATTCGAGAACAGCATATGGCAGGCCAGCGAACCACCGACCAATCCAACCCACAACGGCTGAAAGAAGCCCAGCAATCCATACGAGTGGTAGAGAAATTAATGGGATGACAGTGCCGATCAGCAGTGCCGCGGTCCCAAGAATGGTGATGAATGGAATGAGTGGGCTCACCACAATATTGGCAAAGGTAGACCAAGTAGAAAACTGCGGGGCCAACAGTGTCAGCACGGGCAGGCAAGCAATCTGGGAAGACAAAGCAAGCGCTAGAGCTTGGGAGAACCATTCTGGAAATAGATGGCTCAAAAGCGAGGATAAGGGTCGACCAATCAGGATGATTCCTGCCGTAGCGCTCACGGAAAGCTGGAAAGCTGGTTCATACGCGTAGAACGGATCTATCACTAAGAGCAACGTGATGCTCAAGGAAAGCGTTGTGAGAGCCTGCCGTTGGCGGCCGGCGAAAACGGCTAGTGCTGCGATACTGCCCATGACGGCTGCTCGTACCACGCTGGGTTCAGGGAAGACGATCAGAACAAAGCACACCAGGCCCAAAAGGCACCCTAGAATGACGAGCCATCGTGAGAGCCCGAGAGAGCGAAGCAGTAGCCCAATGAATCCTAGGATCAGGGAGCAGTTTGCGCCGCTCACGGCCGTGAGGTGCGCGAGGCCAGCATCTTTCATGGCTTGTTCTAGCTCATCGCTCTGACCGCTTCGGTCCCCCATCACCATGCCTGGTAACAGCGCTGGACCGTCGCCCGGAAGTTGCTGAGCTTGTTGGCTGAGTGTGTCACGGGTGTGCCTAACCCATTGACCGAATGCTGATGACTCTTCGGCTGCTAGAGGTAGGGGTTTCGTGACCGCACGGACCCACGCGATACTCCTTCGGCCGGGTTCGGCGGGTCCGAGTTTTGCCAGTACTTCGAACTTCATCCCGCTAAGCGGTGAGGAGCTCCCGAAGGACCTCATCATTTCAGGTGTCAGCGTGAGAGTGGCGGTCGCGTTGGCGGAGAACCATTTGCCGTCGTTGGTGAACTGTTCGATTCTGATGTCCGTCAACCATGCATTCGCAGTAGAACGCGGATCCTGCTCCGAATCCGGACTTGTGCCGACCGCCGGAACGGCTGGTGTAGCCGATTCACTGGCAAATGCGGTCTTCATGGTGATCGGCTGAGGATCTTCAAGCAGCTCTATCTTGAGCCTGACCGTCTTCTCTTCGTTGATGTGTCCTACGAGCGGCGAGGAATTCAGATCTTGATGGTGGAGAGTAGTGGCTCCTGCGAGAACTGTGGCGCCGGCCAGTGCCATGGCTAGTGGTGACCAGAGTGGCGAGAACCAGCTCAGGATGCCCTCTTGTTTGCTGAGGACCCACAAAGCAGCTGCGCTGAAAATAGTTCCTATAACGAGCGCAATCGCGGACACTTCAAGAGAGGACGGCAAAAGCCACAGAGCAGCAAGCCACGCGCCGGTGGCTAGCCAGACGAGACGAAGATCGAGTCGCTGTGTTGTTGCGGCCACTAGAAGCCAACCAGGCCTTCGAACTTCTTAATGAGCGCTGGACCGATCCCTGAGACTGCATCGAGCTCCGCCATGGAAGCGAAAGGGCCATTCTGTTCGCGGAACTCAACAATGCGCTGGGACAGTGCAGGCCCCACTCCTGGCAGTGCTTCAAGTTCTTGAGCGGAGGCCACGTTGACGTTGATGACCGTATTGGTGACGGGGCTGGTGCCAGAGACACTAGGTGCCGAATCGGTTGCATTTGCGCCACTAGTCGATGAATCGTCTAACGAATTACCGGGTACAGAGCCTGACGCAGACCCTGGCGCAGCAACTGGCGGCGGCTCGCCCACTTTCGGGACGTACAACTGCTGTCCGTCTTGTGCCAGCTCGGCCAGATTGATGGATTTGATGTCCGCTTCAGGCAAGATGCCGCCGGCACGCTCGATGACGTTTCCCCAACGTTCCCCAGACGTGACCGTGTAAAGCCCGGGCTTTTTCACCAAACCTTGAACCGAGACCGTGACTTGACCTTCGGGATGGTTCGACTCACTCGGCGTCGATGAAGCTTCGTAAGGTGAAGGGCTCTCGCCTATCGGACTGGAACTGGATGAGCTTGGATCGGACAAACTGAGGGCTGATGAGCTGGGGCTTGTTGCAGTGGGTGCTTCTCTGGTGATGGATCCCAGCTCTTGAGACTGCGGGATTGGGCGTAGCCACAAGCTAAAAGCGATCCACAGCAGAACTCCCACCAGAAGGCAAAGGATTGCGCTTCGTTTCACACGCCACGTGAGATCAAGCCGCTCTGGATTTCGCGGAGACTTCTTCGATCCGCTTATCAGAGCGGAGCGTGATCGTGTCAGGTTCCGACGAAGCCAATGTCCGCGAGAAGAATCAACGCGCGCCGCATCGCGTCGACCACCCTTGATGCGTTCCTGATCCGACTGGTACTGCGGATCGGACTCTGCTGCATCGCCGATGTCGTGTTCAAGTTCGAGTTGTTCCCATCGATGTCGCCCCATAGCAAAGAGGTTAGAGATGGAAGGCAGCCCTATTTCAGCGAAAGTCGTGAATTGTTGATAAAGAGGGGGTTCAGCACTTTAGCTGAACAGATGTGGGTGAATCGCTGCATTAGTCGAGAGAAGGAGGTCGCAGTTCGCAAAACAACTTCCAACGGTTAATTGAGCTCAGGGAACATGCCGTGAGCGGGAAATTATCCTCAGCCCGGCATTGAATTTTGTTCATCTAAGATCTAACGCATAAGTTCAACTGCTAAGTCGATTGAGTCACTCGCGAACTTCTAAGCAGCTAAACCTCCACTGGCTCAAAAACGCTGACTCTGGTTACAGAATACAAATTCTGAGAGTGAAGTTGTGCGGATCTAATAGATAGATGCTTGCTGCCTCACTTTGCCGAAACAGCAAGAAATTTGATAGGCAAATCAATCAGCACTAATGGGCCATGTGGGCCCTCTCCGTCGAGAAGAAGCGAGTCACCGGCTTGCATTGAATATTCATAGGCTCCATGTCCGTAAATCATTTTACCCGAGAGCATGTATAGAAATTCCGTGCCGGGGTGCTGAAAAAGGGGGAAGACGTCCGAAGCGTCCGTCAGTGTCACCAGGGTTGGTTCTAGGGCGTCTGGTCGTCCTTTGAGGGTTCCTAGCACACGATATTCATGTCCGTGCTGCGTTCCGCTTCGGACTGTTACGCTACCTTCTCCGTTTTTGGTGAAGGTAGCATCTCGGTCGGTGTCTGCTCCGCGGAATAGGGCGGTCACCGGAACCCTCAAACCATCTGCCAGTCGTTGTAGCGTCGTCAGTGAACAGGATGTGCTGGCCGACTCAATCTTGGAAATCATGGCTTTTGACATATTTGTCCTCGATGCGAGCTCAGCTGAGGAGAGACCGTTTGCTGTCCTGTAATGCCGAACTTGTCCAGCGATGATTTGTTCAAGACTAACTGGGGTACGACTTATATCCGTGTCCGCATCACCTTTTGAGTCCAGTGGAAGGTCCGAATGGTAAGGAGGAGGGGTGATCATTGAGACATCATAGGCTGGACTTGGCTTTCTAGCCTATATGCCGTGCTCGACCGATGAGCCCAGACAATGCATCTGCCAGACATAGGGCGCCTGCTTCGGAATCCGCATCTTCGATTTGCTCTTCTGGGGAGTGTGAAATTCCGGTGGGGTTTCGGACGAACAGCATAGCGGTAGGAATATGGGAGGCAAGTACTCCGGCATCATGACCAGCGCCGGTGTTCAGTATCGGTGCGGCTGGAATCAGTCCTTTAAGTTGCTCTCTAAGACTCGTGTTGAAGTGAACCGTGGGGCTTAGCGACTCTACGTCGAATGCTATATTGCATCCCTCCTCGGCGGCTATGAGGCGAGCATTGAGGTGAATGGACTCCACGAGCGATGCCGTGATTTCATCCTTGGGATGGCGAACATCGACCCACATGTCCACTCTGGATGCGATCACGTTAGTTCCCCCTGGAATAGGCTGAAGTCTTCCAACGGTCGCGCGGGCATCTCGGTATTTGGTTGCAGCATCCCGTATACCAACGAGAATTTTTGCAGCGGCTATCATCGGATCATGTCGGTCACTCATCAGAGTGGTACCTGCGTGGTTACCCTGCCCATATACGGAGAGTTTCCATCTTCCGTGACCAAGTATGGAAGAGCCGATGGCCACTGGCTGGTCTAAGTCAAACAGCCCTCTTCCCTGTTCGATGTGGAGCTCGATGAATAGACCGAGTTGGTTAAGGGCACTTAGATCGGCGCCGATGAATCGGGGGTCTTGGCCATTTGCAGCGGCTACATCAGCGTAGGTATTGCCATCAACATCTTTGAGGTTGCGTACTTTGTTGGGGTCTATGGCCCCCGTGAGGAGTCGCGAACCTAAACACGCTACGCCAAAACGGGATCCCTCCTCCTCGGGGAAAACTGCAATGGCCAGAGGACGTCTGGGTCTAATTCCACGAGACTTTAAAATGTCGATCGCAATGAGGGCTGAGGCCACGCCAAGCGGGCCGTCATATGCTCCACCGCCGGGTACCGAATCCAAGTGGCTGCCTGTGACAACGGCATCTCGACGAATTCCGATCGATGTATCCCACCAAGCCCACATAATTCCGTTTACATCCGTATAAACGTCTAACCCGCGTCGTCCGGCTTGCTCGCTAAACCAACTACGAAGCTCAGTCTCGGCGCCGGAGAATACTGGACGGGAGTAGCCGCCGCGATGCTTGTCGGCTCCTATGCGGGCGATGTCTTGCATCAGACCGGTTACCGTGCCGAATGCTGGCTTCATCGCAGAATTTCCCATTCGTGCGTCCATTTCTGTAAGTCTTTCCCGTGGCTAAAAGTTGGATTCGATGGCTCCAGTATGAGCAGTTGCCGGACGAAACCGTACGGGAATGTCGCGTGTTCCTGTCGCTAGGTCGGCTGCCCATTCACCAATCAACGGCGCAAATTTTGCTCCGTGTCCAGAGCAAGGAGAAAGCACTGTGATGTTTTCTGTTTTGTCGATGATGAAATTCTCGTCCGGGGTATTGGTAAACAAACAGGTAGTTTCCGCATAGGGCTCTGGATTGAGGCCTGGAAGGTACTTACGCACGTAATCAATGACTCGGAGTCGATTTTCCGGATCAATCTGACCAGTTTGTTCCGCTGCGGACGATATGAACCTTCCGCCGTTGTATTCAGCAACTTTCTGGCCAACAAAGTCGGCGTCTCGCCCTCCCGGCAACCCATAGGTCTGCATGTTTGCACTCTTATGAATGAATGTTGGCCAAGGTGCTTGGTTGTCAAGATAGTGAAAGTGGTATGCCTGTTCCTGGCGGACAGTTATTGCCGGCAGTCCCCCAAGGAATCCTGCGGGCAGTGGTAAGAGATCGAGTAAGGCTGGGAGCCATCCTCCGGCGCTGATAATGAGATTTGATGCCTCGAGACTTTCCCCGGACGAAGAGACTAATTTATACCCATTCAGGGAACGTTGGACTTCGGATACATCCCAGTTGGTCAAAACCCTAGCGCCCTGAATTTTGGCTTGGTCGACCATCGTGTTGACCGCACTTTCAGCATCGATAACGCCAGCTCCTGGATGCCAAAGTGCTGGCGTATCAACGGCAATGTGCGGCCATCGATTGCGCGCTTCGCTTGGATTGAGTAGTTCGTGATCTACCCCCGCTCGTTCAAGGATGCGAGCGAGTTCTTCCGGACGTCTTTCGGATCCGTAATCCACCGCCCCAACTCGAGTGATCAGAGCTTGCCCCGAGACTTTCTCGAGTTCATCCCAGAGAAGTCTGGACTCGATGACAGCGCGGGTATAGAAATCGTCGGGATATGCATATCGAAAAATGCGAGCAGAGCCGTGAGAACTGCCCTCGTGACTTGCCGGAACCGTTCGTTCAAGGAGGGTAACTTCATGGCCTCGGGAGGCTAGATTCCATGCTGTTGCGGCACCGGCAAGGCCCGCTCCGACCACTACATAATCGGATGAATCGGCCATTATTTGACCCCTGGAATCCAGTTTGTTCCAGCTAACGGCACGCGAGCCATAGCGGATGCTTCAATTGTAAGAGCAACTAAATCCTCGGGCTCAAGATTGTGTAGGTGAGACTTTCCACAAGCTCGTGCAATAGTCTGTGCCTCCATGGTTAGAACACGAAGATAATTTGCTAGGCGACGTCCGGCCGCTACAGGATCAAGTCGGGATGCCAGCTCGGGGTCCTGCGTGGTGATTCCAGCTGGGTCTCGTCCGTCTTGGAAGTCGTCGTAAAAGCCGGCTGCCGAGCCTAGCGCTGCATATTCCGCAGCGTATCGGGGGTCGTTGTCTCCGAGGGCGATTAGGGCCGCCGTACCAATAGCTACAGCGTCGGCTCCAAGCGCCATAGCTTTAGCGACATCGGCACCGGTACGAATTCCTCCGGAAACGATCAGCTGAACCTTTCGGTGCATCCCAAGTTCTTGAAGGGCTTGCACTGCTTGCGGGATGGCCGCCAAAGTGGGAATTCCCACGTTCTCAATAAATACCTGCTGAGTCGCAGCAGTACCGCCCTGCATGCCATCCACAACCACGACGTCTGCTCCAGCTTTGACAGCTAGTGCTGTGTCGTAATAGGGGCGAGACGCGCCGATTTTGACGTAGATCGGAGTCTTCCAGTCAGTAATTTCACGAAGTTCACCGATCTTGATTTCTAGATCGTCTGGGCCGGTCCAGTCGGGATGACGACTTGCGGATCGTTGGTCAATTCCTACCGGCAGTGTTCGCATTCCAGCGACGCGTTCAGTAATCTTTTGGCCCAGCAGCATGCCGCCGCCGCCTGGCTTTGCACCTTGGCCTAGAACAACTTCGATGGCATCCGCTTTGCGGAGGTCATCAGGATTCATACCGTAACGCGACGGCAAATATTGATAGACAAGATTCTTTGACTGACCGCGTTCTTCGGGCGTCATTCCACCATCGCCAGTGGTGGTGGAGGTACCAACCTCGCTTGCACCGCGTCCCAGCGCTTCTTTTGCGTTTGCGGACAAGGCTCCAAAGCTCATCCCTGCAATGGTTATCGGTGTCTCTAGGTGTAGCGGACGGCTTGCATGACGATCGCCAAGAACTACATCGGTGTCGCACTTCTCGCGATATCCTTCGAGTGGGTACCGGGACATGGATGCGCCCAGGAACAGTAAGTCATCGAAGTGCGGGAGCTTTCGTTTTGCGCCCCAGCCGCGAATATCGTAAACGCCGGTTGCGGCTGCTCGTTGGATGTCTGCGATTGTAGCTCGGTCAAAAGTGGCCGATTCACGCAGTCCAAGTTCCTCGGTCTGCTGAACCGAAGTAATAGCGG
It includes:
- a CDS encoding type II toxin-antitoxin system PemK/MazF family toxin — its product is MKFDANALMRVARQIFRIAEPIIRERLNDRSGSQSGQKSGSSTRTSSSTPSPSRNTSDSSRQYDDAAQGSWERGGYPGDYPARSSQGVAAAYAPNPNGAADPGEVVWAWVPYEEDYSRGKDRPVLVIGRDGEYLLGLMLTTKDRDNSVRQNHSYIDVGTGGWDSKGRPSEAKLDRVIRLRQDGIRREGAVLSRETYDDVAQAMRESF
- a CDS encoding helix-turn-helix domain-containing protein, coding for MITPPPYHSDLPLDSKGDADTDISRTPVSLEQIIAGQVRHYRTANGLSSAELASRTNMSKAMISKIESASTSCSLTTLQRLADGLRVPVTALFRGADTDRDATFTKNGEGSVTVRSGTQHGHEYRVLGTLKGRPDALEPTLVTLTDASDVFPLFQHPGTEFLYMLSGKMIYGHGAYEYSMQAGDSLLLDGEGPHGPLVLIDLPIKFLAVSAK
- a CDS encoding FAD-dependent oxidoreductase, which codes for MADSSDYVVVGAGLAGAATAWNLASRGHEVTLLERTVPASHEGSSHGSARIFRYAYPDDFYTRAVIESRLLWDELEKVSGQALITRVGAVDYGSERRPEELARILERAGVDHELLNPSEARNRWPHIAVDTPALWHPGAGVIDAESAVNTMVDQAKIQGARVLTNWDVSEVQRSLNGYKLVSSSGESLEASNLIISAGGWLPALLDLLPLPAGFLGGLPAITVRQEQAYHFHYLDNQAPWPTFIHKSANMQTYGLPGGRDADFVGQKVAEYNGGRFISSAAEQTGQIDPENRLRVIDYVRKYLPGLNPEPYAETTCLFTNTPDENFIIDKTENITVLSPCSGHGAKFAPLIGEWAADLATGTRDIPVRFRPATAHTGAIESNF
- the holA gene encoding DNA polymerase III subunit delta, which translates into the protein MTPAPASRGKAKSATGTSWRQAAPAPLILLSGSDDYIVSRVLDKLRTGIRQQFQDAQLVQLDAAKYQGGEIMLSATPSLFSDFIILEVTNAATMSDAFLEDALNYIKSPAEDVMFVLHHSGGNRGKKLLDALKKAGVSTIDCAAPKSEAEKNDFVIQEFRALDHQIHPEAARALVAALGNELGDLAAACKQLSEDITGPITLEHVDKYYGGRVEATGFKVADAALAGRSTQALSSLRHALSTGTDPIPIIAALAMKLRQIAKVAGRRGGAELAGELGMAPWQLRQAQDLANYWSQDDLISCIALVAETDAMVKGQSRDPEYAVERLVTQIALSARR
- the rpsT gene encoding 30S ribosomal protein S20, yielding MANIKSQKKRILTNEKARVRNLALRSELKTLIRAVNEAVTSADKEAAEKALRTANRKLDKAVSKGVIHKNQAANRKSAISKKVAAL
- a CDS encoding helix-hairpin-helix domain-containing protein, which codes for MGRHRWEQLELEHDIGDAAESDPQYQSDQERIKGGRRDAARVDSSRGHWLRRNLTRSRSALISGSKKSPRNPERLDLTWRVKRSAILCLLVGVLLWIAFSLWLRPIPQSQELGSITREAPTATSPSSSALSLSDPSSSSSSPIGESPSPYEASSTPSESNHPEGQVTVSVQGLVKKPGLYTVTSGERWGNVIERAGGILPEADIKSINLAELAQDGQQLYVPKVGEPPPVAAPGSASGSVPGNSLDDSSTSGANATDSAPSVSGTSPVTNTVINVNVASAQELEALPGVGPALSQRIVEFREQNGPFASMAELDAVSGIGPALIKKFEGLVGF
- a CDS encoding FMN-binding glutamate synthase family protein; the protein is MTATSVPQDSVQIDQSNPAAITSVQQTEELGLRESATFDRATIADIQRAAATGVYDIRGWGAKRKLPHFDDLLFLGASMSRYPLEGYREKCDTDVVLGDRHASRPLHLETPITIAGMSFGALSANAKEALGRGASEVGTSTTTGDGGMTPEERGQSKNLVYQYLPSRYGMNPDDLRKADAIEVVLGQGAKPGGGGMLLGQKITERVAGMRTLPVGIDQRSASRHPDWTGPDDLEIKIGELREITDWKTPIYVKIGASRPYYDTALAVKAGADVVVVDGMQGGTAATQQVFIENVGIPTLAAIPQAVQALQELGMHRKVQLIVSGGIRTGADVAKAMALGADAVAIGTAALIALGDNDPRYAAEYAALGSAAGFYDDFQDGRDPAGITTQDPELASRLDPVAAGRRLANYLRVLTMEAQTIARACGKSHLHNLEPEDLVALTIEASAMARVPLAGTNWIPGVK
- a CDS encoding allantoate amidohydrolase — protein: MGNSAMKPAFGTVTGLMQDIARIGADKHRGGYSRPVFSGAETELRSWFSEQAGRRGLDVYTDVNGIMWAWWDTSIGIRRDAVVTGSHLDSVPGGGAYDGPLGVASALIAIDILKSRGIRPRRPLAIAVFPEEEGSRFGVACLGSRLLTGAIDPNKVRNLKDVDGNTYADVAAANGQDPRFIGADLSALNQLGLFIELHIEQGRGLFDLDQPVAIGSSILGHGRWKLSVYGQGNHAGTTLMSDRHDPMIAAAKILVGIRDAATKYRDARATVGRLQPIPGGTNVIASRVDMWVDVRHPKDEITASLVESIHLNARLIAAEEGCNIAFDVESLSPTVHFNTSLREQLKGLIPAAPILNTGAGHDAGVLASHIPTAMLFVRNPTGISHSPEEQIEDADSEAGALCLADALSGLIGRARHIG
- a CDS encoding ComEC/Rec2 family competence protein gives rise to the protein MAATTQRLDLRLVWLATGAWLAALWLLPSSLEVSAIALVIGTIFSAAALWVLSKQEGILSWFSPLWSPLAMALAGATVLAGATTLHHQDLNSSPLVGHINEEKTVRLKIELLEDPQPITMKTAFASESATPAVPAVGTSPDSEQDPRSTANAWLTDIRIEQFTNDGKWFSANATATLTLTPEMMRSFGSSSPLSGMKFEVLAKLGPAEPGRRSIAWVRAVTKPLPLAAEESSAFGQWVRHTRDTLSQQAQQLPGDGPALLPGMVMGDRSGQSDELEQAMKDAGLAHLTAVSGANCSLILGFIGLLLRSLGLSRWLVILGCLLGLVCFVLIVFPEPSVVRAAVMGSIAALAVFAGRQRQALTTLSLSITLLLVIDPFYAYEPAFQLSVSATAGIILIGRPLSSLLSHLFPEWFSQALALALSSQIACLPVLTLLAPQFSTWSTFANIVVSPLIPFITILGTAALLIGTVIPLISLPLVWIAGLLSAVVGWIGRWFAGLPYAVLEWPSGAPGALVAWMVAAFLLVGLWNFKRPLVRFVLITAACAALLASLVPLSKFVPVSPGEWNIAMCDVGQGDGFVIRASNGSDPSANANANEVIVVDTGPDPLLMDECLKSLDVTQIHTLFVTHLHADHAGGVSGAVEGRKVGSIYYSSSEDPASSNAPESLGGHDVPVTQLHEGQHGRIGGISWTVLSADSNASNENDASLVVKFVINGWSFLTTGDIESDAMDALIDRSPDSALEAEILKISHHGARNGGTRIMEAASPQLALISVGLDNDYGHPAPTTTDRLSELGIPAARTDQHGLVLITITDSERLNYRAIPTRTRIE